A portion of the Marinitoga sp. 38H-ov genome contains these proteins:
- the ispH gene encoding 4-hydroxy-3-methylbut-2-enyl diphosphate reductase yields MEIRLAKKIGFCYGVERAYKEALTLSKENKKVYIYGDLVHNNKVKKELIENNICFFYELDKLPMDSKDSICIIRAHGIPLKDKEYLRDNFSKVIDLTCPIVEKVFNYAYNIQKNGYYIIAYGKKEHAEMIGLKGNIDEKKLEIIKEPKGYNHSKICIISQTTMDYNKFREFSAEIVRLSDFNEVVIKDTICYETKIRENESKDIAIWAEFVIIIGGKHSSNTRKLYEIAKKYNDNAVHIDSVDELKGMDISGYNKIGILTGTSTPNKSVEEVIEYLRRGF; encoded by the coding sequence ATGGAAATACGTTTGGCAAAAAAAATAGGTTTTTGTTATGGTGTAGAAAGAGCCTATAAAGAAGCTTTAACATTATCAAAAGAAAATAAAAAGGTATATATATATGGTGATCTTGTTCATAATAACAAGGTAAAAAAAGAGCTTATAGAAAACAATATTTGTTTTTTCTATGAATTAGATAAATTACCCATGGATTCGAAAGATTCTATATGCATAATAAGAGCGCATGGTATTCCATTAAAAGATAAAGAATATTTAAGAGATAATTTTAGTAAGGTAATTGATTTAACTTGTCCTATAGTTGAAAAAGTTTTTAATTATGCATATAATATACAAAAAAATGGGTATTATATAATTGCATATGGGAAAAAAGAGCATGCCGAGATGATAGGATTAAAAGGTAATATTGATGAAAAAAAACTAGAAATTATTAAAGAACCAAAGGGATATAATCATAGTAAAATATGTATTATTAGCCAAACAACAATGGATTACAATAAATTTAGAGAATTTTCTGCAGAGATAGTTAGGTTATCTGATTTTAATGAAGTTGTTATAAAGGATACAATCTGTTATGAAACGAAAATAAGAGAAAATGAATCTAAAGATATTGCAATTTGGGCAGAATTTGTTATAATAATAGGAGGAAAACACAGTTCGAATACTAGAAAATTATATGAAATAGCAAAAAAATACAATGATAATGCTGTTCATATTGACTCGGTAGATGAATTGAAGGGCATGGATATTTCAGGTTATAATAAAATTGGTATCTTAACAGGTACATCAACACCAAATAAATCTGTTGAAGAAGTTATTGAATATTTAAGGAGGGGTTTTTGA
- a CDS encoding S1 RNA-binding domain-containing protein, whose protein sequence is MVGDKNEFEKLLNEETEFQIKKGDIIKGKIITQGSDGVFVSAEGKPFDVYVGKDYLLKNVNDYKLGDEITVKLLKINESEGQAFGSEKAAKKDEIIGEITEGKIVKGKIKEKVNKGYKVILENVIEGFLPGSLAMINRNSDFPKEEMDFLVLKNEKRRNKTNIVVSRRGIIEKYTEEFFNNHHLNMIIEGVVTDIKEFGLFVNLNQYITALAPKSELSWDKNFDHMKYYKIGDKLKGVIIKLDKDSKKVSISVKRLKNDPWDEVERKFPIDSIVKGEVVEIFPFGFAIRLDEGIEGLVHESEIFWSGKGKIEDVVKVGDVVKVKVLSIDKDNKKISLSYKQVMGDPWEDIENKLKYGDIVEGIVEKILPNGIIVKLNDGLTGFAHVSELSWNFVDDVESLFNEGEKITVKVLHVDKENRKIKLSVKQTKENPWKKISNELKKGDKISGKVVKYVGKGAVVLIDEYEVEAFVPKSKIELKENEEMEHVLKIGDSVEGEILSIEFENEEQKGSMVISLIK, encoded by the coding sequence ATGGTTGGAGATAAAAACGAATTTGAAAAACTTTTAAACGAAGAAACGGAATTTCAAATAAAAAAGGGGGATATTATAAAAGGAAAAATTATTACTCAAGGTTCCGATGGAGTTTTTGTTTCTGCTGAAGGTAAACCTTTTGATGTTTATGTGGGAAAAGATTATTTATTAAAAAATGTTAATGATTATAAATTGGGTGATGAAATTACAGTTAAATTATTAAAAATTAATGAATCAGAAGGTCAAGCATTTGGATCTGAAAAAGCAGCAAAAAAAGATGAAATTATTGGAGAAATAACGGAAGGTAAAATTGTTAAAGGAAAGATAAAAGAAAAGGTTAATAAAGGATATAAGGTAATATTAGAGAATGTAATAGAAGGATTTTTACCAGGTTCTTTAGCAATGATAAATAGAAATTCAGATTTTCCAAAGGAAGAAATGGATTTTCTTGTATTAAAAAATGAAAAGAGAAGAAATAAAACAAATATTGTTGTATCTAGGAGAGGTATAATAGAAAAATATACAGAAGAATTCTTTAATAATCATCATTTAAATATGATAATAGAAGGTGTTGTAACCGATATAAAAGAATTTGGCTTGTTTGTTAATTTAAATCAATATATTACAGCATTGGCTCCAAAGAGTGAATTATCTTGGGACAAAAATTTTGATCATATGAAATATTATAAAATTGGAGATAAATTAAAGGGTGTAATAATAAAATTAGATAAAGATAGTAAAAAAGTATCTATTTCAGTAAAAAGGTTAAAAAATGATCCATGGGACGAAGTTGAAAGAAAGTTCCCAATAGATTCTATTGTTAAAGGAGAAGTTGTAGAAATATTCCCATTTGGTTTTGCAATTAGATTAGATGAGGGTATAGAAGGATTAGTTCATGAATCAGAAATATTCTGGTCGGGTAAAGGTAAAATAGAAGATGTGGTCAAAGTTGGAGATGTAGTAAAAGTTAAAGTATTATCCATCGATAAAGATAATAAAAAAATATCTTTAAGTTATAAACAAGTTATGGGGGATCCTTGGGAAGATATTGAAAATAAATTAAAATATGGAGATATAGTAGAAGGTATTGTTGAAAAAATATTACCTAATGGTATAATAGTTAAATTAAATGATGGATTAACAGGGTTTGCGCATGTTTCAGAATTGTCTTGGAATTTTGTAGATGATGTAGAAAGTTTATTTAACGAAGGGGAAAAAATTACAGTTAAAGTTTTGCATGTTGATAAAGAAAATAGAAAAATAAAATTAAGTGTAAAACAAACTAAAGAAAATCCTTGGAAAAAAATATCTAATGAATTGAAAAAAGGAGATAAAATATCTGGAAAAGTTGTTAAATATGTTGGAAAGGGTGCAGTTGTATTAATTGATGAATATGAAGTTGAAGCGTTTGTTCCAAAATCAAAAATTGAATTGAAAGAAAATGAAGAAATGGAACATGTATTGAAAATTGGAGATAGTGTTGAAGGGGAAATATTATCTATTGAATTTGAAAATGAAGAGCAAAAAGGTAGTATGGTTATTAGTTTAATAAAATAA
- the der gene encoding ribosome biogenesis GTPase Der, giving the protein MKPVVLIIGKPNVGKSTLFNRLIKEKKAIVMDYPGVTRDQIFSEARYDGRAFTLVDTCGIFEEPTNELEEIAKKKVIESLNDSDLILFVVDGRNGLTPEDYYLADILRRVKEKVIFVANKVESYEKYEINILPELYKLGLGEPIPISAEHNKNLDELIEGIFEKIPEHPIEEESNEEVIKVALIGRANAGKSSLFNAITGIERAIVSDVPGTTRDSIDELVEINGQKYLFIDTAGLKRKSKTSYGSVEMYSTVRTIRAIENSDVVVLLIDAVEGITQQDKKVIGTAENRGKATVIAFNKWDLVKYHDKRMEEYLKLFEKELYFVNYSPVVFTSAAKHWGIEKLMDAIDNSYNSYTKRIPTSALNAALERFMMVSPPPIRKGKRIKIYYGTQVDIKPPVFTFFCNMPQEIPKSYQRAIQNMIRRYIDPFIGAPVFVKFKKRG; this is encoded by the coding sequence ATGAAACCAGTTGTGCTAATTATTGGAAAACCAAATGTAGGTAAATCAACTTTATTTAATAGGTTGATAAAAGAAAAAAAAGCTATTGTAATGGATTATCCAGGCGTTACTAGAGATCAAATATTTAGTGAGGCACGCTATGATGGGCGTGCCTTCACCTTAGTTGATACTTGTGGTATTTTTGAGGAACCTACTAATGAATTAGAAGAAATTGCAAAGAAAAAAGTTATAGAATCATTAAATGATTCTGATTTAATATTATTTGTAGTAGATGGAAGAAATGGATTAACACCAGAAGATTATTACTTAGCAGATATTTTAAGAAGGGTAAAAGAAAAAGTTATATTTGTTGCTAATAAGGTTGAATCATATGAAAAATATGAGATAAATATATTGCCTGAATTATATAAATTGGGTTTAGGTGAACCAATTCCTATTTCGGCAGAACATAATAAAAATTTAGATGAACTTATAGAGGGGATTTTTGAAAAAATACCTGAACATCCAATTGAAGAAGAATCTAATGAAGAGGTTATAAAAGTTGCTTTAATAGGGAGAGCTAATGCTGGTAAATCTTCTTTGTTTAATGCTATTACTGGTATTGAAAGAGCTATAGTTTCTGATGTTCCTGGAACTACAAGGGATAGCATAGATGAGTTAGTTGAAATTAATGGTCAAAAATATTTATTTATAGATACTGCAGGTTTAAAAAGAAAATCAAAAACATCTTATGGGTCTGTAGAAATGTACAGTACAGTTAGAACTATTCGAGCAATAGAAAATTCAGATGTTGTAGTTTTATTAATAGATGCTGTTGAAGGTATTACTCAACAAGATAAAAAAGTTATAGGGACTGCAGAAAATAGAGGTAAAGCTACAGTAATTGCATTTAATAAATGGGATTTAGTAAAATATCATGATAAAAGAATGGAAGAATATTTAAAACTTTTTGAAAAAGAATTATATTTTGTAAATTATAGTCCAGTAGTTTTTACATCAGCGGCTAAACATTGGGGCATAGAAAAATTAATGGATGCTATAGATAATTCGTATAATTCATATACCAAAAGAATACCAACTAGTGCGTTAAATGCTGCATTGGAAAGATTTATGATGGTTTCTCCACCTCCAATTAGAAAAGGAAAAAGGATTAAAATTTATTATGGGACTCAAGTAGATATAAAACCTCCAGTATTTACATTTTTCTGTAATATGCCTCAAGAAATACCTAAGTCATATCAAAGAGCAATTCAAAATATGATTCGAAGATATATCGATCCATTTATTGGAGCACCAGTATTTGTTAAATTTAAAAAAAGAGGCTAG
- the plsY gene encoding glycerol-3-phosphate 1-O-acyltransferase PlsY produces MDIFWIIIGYISGSIPFSYIMAKLAGIDITKVGSGNVGGTNVLRSAGAFYGVFSMILDLLKAFIPTFLAYKLSGNIAYFVGFFAVIGHIYPIVLKFRGGKGVASTVGVYFALNPILGLIFFLIWIPITLFTKYVSLASIVTLTTIGIISFIYSFELGILNILLALISVYKHKSNIERLLNKNENKTDIIEIFRKTFNK; encoded by the coding sequence ATGGATATATTTTGGATTATAATAGGTTATATAAGTGGATCAATACCTTTTAGTTATATTATGGCAAAATTAGCTGGAATTGATATAACAAAAGTTGGAAGTGGTAATGTAGGTGGTACAAATGTATTAAGAAGTGCAGGAGCTTTTTATGGTGTGTTCAGTATGATACTTGATTTATTAAAAGCTTTTATTCCAACTTTTTTAGCGTATAAACTAAGCGGTAATATTGCATATTTTGTAGGTTTTTTTGCTGTAATAGGACACATCTATCCAATTGTATTAAAATTTAGAGGTGGTAAAGGAGTTGCATCTACAGTTGGAGTTTATTTTGCATTAAATCCTATATTAGGACTTATATTCTTTTTAATATGGATTCCTATAACATTATTTACAAAATATGTTTCATTAGCTTCTATTGTTACTTTAACTACAATAGGTATTATAAGTTTTATATATTCATTTGAATTGGGCATATTAAATATTTTATTAGCATTAATTAGTGTTTATAAACACAAATCAAATATTGAAAGATTATTAAATAAAAATGAAAATAAAACAGATATTATAGAAATATTTAGAAAGACATTTAATAAATAA